From a single Fusarium fujikuroi IMI 58289 draft genome, chromosome FFUJ_chr03 genomic region:
- a CDS encoding related to small s protein, with the protein MMKWLSRQSQIQQALKYWAGGSILLRCHHFFSVEGGNFLQKPREGMLRSIIVQLLRAQPSLAAVVYPELFTPERLSAPIDSAKFPMNHLSWSGLLNAVQKIIAHAGKSDWKICMFIDGLDEYRNIKREDRYTEAELDMLNDGDDSGNYGRDVETPISTDQREIVELLLAILKPWVRLCMSSRELNIFESTLAKFPRLRMQEHNKADILKYTWSKLSRPEWDQVDKTSFVQEVVDMSCGVFLWVRLVVDILIDSRSNGDTAKQLREELRKTPVQLCGPKGLYMKMMSMVRHDYLQESARIFQLVLGANNPLDLETAYFALSFFEGDKPNFQPALSMETSVKESLDMSDVNAAFRRKIKSRCGGLLDEDSQHLKFMHNTAREFIIRPSTWKRLERIFDEENFEVPHALLAGLIMRVKSGPEYLRLRPQYEHVPDHYAFVTDAMHFAYIVDGKTRYKPEYVELVDTLDQAMTKMVEAAYPQNCRCGCRCAWPTFEPMESGACDIYDTFFCYAARGGLSTYLDAKLSGMSLPITMAQKVLAHYSKPVRGGIPMLCFSGTRYIPINYPYGDPNVARVLLKYGADPKLVWESFLRQGYYCFGRGSNGIYQYFRAHVDMQAQDQRRWIDVLKLFLEHGADPTVVVKRTYLMTDASSGKFG; encoded by the exons ATGATGAAGTGGCTCTCTCGTCAGTCCCAGATACAGCAAGCTCTAAAATACTGGGCCGGGGGTAGTATTCTGCTTCGATGTCATCACTTCTTTTCGGTGGAAGGCGGGAATTTCCTTCAAAAGCCGCGGGAAGGGATGCTTCGTAGCATCATTGTGCAGCTCTTGAGGGCCCAGCCCAGTCTGGCTGCAGTTGTGTATCCTGAGCTGTTTACTCCGGAACGACTCTCCGCTCCAATAGACTCGGCCAAGTTTCCAATGAATCATCTCAGTTGGTCTGGGCTCCTGAACGCTGTCCAAAAAATCATCGCTCATGCTGGGAAAAGCGACTGGAAGATTTGTATGTTTATCGACGGCCTGGATGAATACCGGAATATCAAGCGTGAAGACCGGTACACAGAGGCGGAGCTGGATATGCTCAACGACGGAGATGACAGTGGCAATTATGGACGCGATGTTGAAACACCCATTTCCACCGATCAAAGAGAAATTGTCGAACTTCTCCTTGCCATATTGAAACCTTGGGTGCGACTATGTATGTCCAGCCGGGAACTCAATATCTTCGAAAGCACGCTTGCCAAATTTCCACGGCTAAGAATGCAGGAGCATAATAAGGCTGACATTTTAAAGTACACATGGTCCAAGCTGAGCCGGCCGGAATGGGACCAGGTGGACAAAACGTCTTTTGTTCAGGAAGTCGTCGACATGTCATGCGGGGTGTTTTTATGGGTTCGCTTGGTAGTTGATATCCTTATCGACAGCCGGTCAAATGGTGACACGGCCAAGCAGCTTCGGGAGGAACTTAGGAAGACGCCTGTACAACTGTGTGGACCTAAAGGACTGTacatgaagatgatgagcatgGTACGCCATGACTATCTGCAGGAGAGTGCGCGCATCTTTCAACTCGTCCTCGGCGCGAACAATCCGTTAGACCTGGAGACAGCGTATTTTGCTCTGAGTTTCTTCGAGGGGGATAAACCCAACTTTCAACCAGCTCTCAGCATGGAAACCTCTGTGAAAGAATCACTCGACATGAGTGATGTTAATGCCGCCTTTCGACGAAAGATTAAAAGTCGTTGTGGTGGACTGCTGGACGAAGATTCCCAACATCTGAAGTTCATGCACAACACAGCACGGGAGTTCATCATCAGGCCCTCAACTTGGAAGCGACTGGAACGCATATTCGATGAGGAGAACTTCGAGGTACCCCATGCTCTGTTAGCTGGCCTAATTATGCGAGTGAAGTCAGGTCCCGAATACCTGCGACTTAGGCCTCAATACGAACATGTACCTGATCATTACGCTTTTGTTACAGACGCCATGCATTTCGCGTATATAGTCGACGGGAAGACGAGATACAAACCAGAATATGTCGAGTTGGTGGATACGCTGGATCAGGCCATGACGAAAATGGTCGAAGCAGCATACCCTCAAAATTGCAGATGTGGATGTAGATGTGCATGGCCAACATTCGAGCCAATGGAGTCCGGAGCCTGCGACATTTACGACACTTTTTTTTGTTATGCTGCTCGAGGTGGTCTTTCAACCTATCTTGATGCCAAGCTTTCTGGAATGTCACTGCCAATTACCATGGCTCAGAAGGTATTAGCTCACTACTCCAAGCCCGTCCGTGGGGGGATACCAATGCTTTGCTTTTCCGGGACACGATATATCCCTATAAATTACCCTTACGGAGATCCAAATGTCGCTAGAGTTCTTCTGAAGTACGGCGCGGACCCAAAACTAGTGTGggaaagcttcttgagacaAGGCTATTACTGCTTCGGTCGAGGTTCTAATGGCATTTACCAATACTTCCGAGCACATGTCGACATGCAAGCCCAGGATCAGAGGCGCTGGATTGATGTGTTGAAACTCTTTCTTGAGCATGGGGCGGACCCAACCGTTGTCGTTAAA AGGACCTACTTGATGACCGATGCGAGTTCCGGGAAGTTTGGGTAA
- a CDS encoding related to triacylglycerol lipase V precursor, with amino-acid sequence MKSLTSFLTVALAACTVTDARGLHYQSEAPLNIKTTSGHLSGFINKTAPDVRQFLGVAYAEPPLKSLRFKPPKRKHSSEHVSAKKYAPSCKQIISKNPTVYTEHMTQFLINGGDSEDCLYLNVYAPLKPTAKKLPVFIYIPGGGFTGGGADSLYKIPDKWIQKTQSHIVVTMNYRVNVFGFPNAEAAQQNVGLLDQRMVVEWTRDNIAAFGGDPHKMTLWGQSAGAGSVGMYGYAYPKDLIVKGLISDSGAPAMLAKAYGNHSSFDTLADKVGCKGLEGKKQLTCMQQVDGSKLQKVYSETPTISFTPVGDNVTAFSNTTDRLARGLVTRVPWIFGNNANEGAGFGTYDPNGVTPAQTAIGLQAIVCPVAAEVKNRVKFGYPTYRYYYTGNFSNITPLPWIGATHSAELPLLFGTHYEYRGNSTKYEWEVAEGMQGLWLSFANNPKQNPQVGKITWPLYKPNENKMAVFAEAGKKWFQLGKGSLTETQCK; translated from the exons ATGAAGTCTCTCACATCATTCTTAACAGTTGCTCTAGCTGCATGCACTGTCACCGATGCTCGTGGACTACACTATCAATCCGAAGCCCCACTGAATATCAAGACAACCAGCGGTCATCTGTCAGGTTTTATCAACAAGACCGCCCCGGATGTTCGCCAGTTCCTCGGTGTCGCCTACGCCGAACCTCCTCTCAAGTCCCTTCGCTTCAAACCCCCCAAGCGAAAGCACAGCTCAGAGCACGTTTCAGCCAAGAAGTACGCGCCGTCATGCAAGCAAATCATCAGCAAGAACCCAACAGTCTACACCGAGCACATGACCCAGTTTCTTATCAATGGTGGCGACTCTGAGGACTGCTTGTATCTCAATGTCTATGCTCCGTTGAAACCAACTGCAAAGAAGTTGCCTGTCTTTATTTACATCCCCGGCGGTGGTTTTACAGGTGGTGGTGCAGACTCGCTCTACAAGATCCCCGATAAGTGGATCCAAAAGACTCAGTCTCACATCGTTGTCACAATGAACTATCGCGTCAATGTCTTTGGCTTTCCCAACGCTGAAGCTGCCCAACAAAACgtcggccttcttgaccagCGCATGGTTGTTGAGTGGACACGTGACAACATTGCagcctttggtggtgatccTCATAAGATGACCCTCTGGGGCCAatctgctggtgctggctcAGTTGGCATGTACGGATACGCTTATCCAAAGGACCTCATCGTCAAGGGTTTGATCTCTGATTCAGGTGCTCCGGCTATGCTGGCTAAGGCTTATGGTAATCACTCCAGTTTCGACACCCTTGCCGATAAGGTCGGCTGCAAGGGACTGGAAGGTAAGAAGCAATTGACCTGCATGCAACAGGTCGATGGTTCGAAGTTGCAGAAGGTCTACTCTGAGACACCGACGATCTCGTTTACTCCTGTTGGAGACAACGTCACAGCGTTCTCTAATACGACCGACAGACTTGCGAGAGGTTTGGTGACCAGAGTG CCATGGATCTTTGGCAACAATGCCAACGAAGGTGCTGGCTTCGGCACATACGATCCTAACGGCGTGACACCAGCCCAGACTGCTATTGGGCTACAGGCTATCGTCTGCCCAGTTGCTGCTGAGGTTAA AAACCGTGTCAAGTTCGGATACCCAACTTACAGATATTACTACACCGGAAACTTCTCCAACATTACTCCCCTGCCCTGGATCGGTGCGACCCATAGCG CGGAGCTTCCTCTGCTCTTCGGAACACATTACGAGTACCGCGGTAACTCCACTAAGTATGAATGGGAGGTTGCCGAGGGCATGCAAG GTCTGTGGCTTTCTTTTGCAAACAACCCCAAGCAGAACCCTCAAGTTGGAAAGATCACCTGGCCTTTATATAAGCCCAATGAGAACAAGATGGCTGTTTTTGCAGAGGCTGGAAAGAAGTGGTTTCAGTTAGGCAAAGGGTCCCTGACCGAGACCCAGTGTAAGTAG